One segment of Ipomoea triloba cultivar NCNSP0323 chromosome 12, ASM357664v1 DNA contains the following:
- the LOC116000115 gene encoding cytokinin hydroxylase has product MEILRLLQVFGLGSAAIFVFLLWKILHSCCILPSLTDRKLRENGFGGPPPSFPFGNLDEMRKSGNQGHDNGDVKTLSESSSSSSSSSSSGISNDIHATAFPYFARWQKLHGKVFIYWLGTEPFLYIADPEFVKKMSAGVLGKTWGKPTVFKNDREPMFGKGLVMVEGDDWVRQRHVITPAFTPSNLKGMAGLMVESAKNMVERWAAMMNSGSLEIDVEREITSTTAEIIAKTSFGISYEKGQKVFDKLRAMQMTLFKSARFVGVPFGKYMCPKQTLEAKNLGKEIDALVLAIIEERKRSNGSDHPHNDLLSLLLAENQAKGKSGKSLSTRELVDECKTFFFGGHETTALALTWTLLLLAMHPEWQTVLREEIQNVIGDDEVDASKLAGLKKMGWVMNEALRLYSPAPNVQRQAREDIKVDELVIPSGTNMWIDVVSMHHDKKYWGEDVNEFKPERFKDDINGGCKHKSGFLPFGFGGRMCIGRNLTNMEYKIVLTQILTRFSFSVSPNYKHSPAIMLSLRPSQGLPLIFEPLQN; this is encoded by the exons ATGGAGATTCTTAGACTTTTGCAGGTTTTCGGTTTAGGCTCGGCCGCCATTTTCGTCTTTCTGTTATGGAAAATTCTGCATTCTTGCTGCATTCTCCCTTCCTTGACAGACCGAAAACttagagaaaatgggtttggcGGCCCGCCGCCCAGTTTTCCGTTCGGAAATCTCGACGAAATGAGGAAGTCGGGGAATCAAGGTCATGATAATGGTGACGTTAAAACTCTTTCTGAGTCCTCGTCTTCGTCTTCCTCGTCGTCTTCTTCAGGCATTAGCAATGACATCCACGCCACGGCGTTCCCTTACTTTGCTCGCTGGCAAAAACTGCATG GGAAAGTGTTCATATACTGGTTGGGCACAGAGCCGTTTCTTTACATCGCAGATCCAGagtttgttaagaaaatgtcgGCGGGAGTACTGGGAAAAACATGGGGAAAGCCGACAGTGTTCAAGAATGACAGAGAGCCCATGTTCGGAAAAGGTCTGGTTATGGTAGAAGGAGATGACTGGGTTCGCCAGAGACACGTCATCACCCCTGCGTTCACCCCATCCAACTTAAAg GGCATGGCGGGGTTGATGGTGGAGTCGGCGAAGAacatggtggagagatgggcgGCGATGATGAACTCCGGCAGCCTCGAAATCGACGTGGAGAGGGAGATCACGAGCACGACGGCGGAGATCATAGCGAAAACCAGCTTCGGAATAAGCTACGAGAAGGGACAGAAGGTGTTCGACAAATTGCGAGCCATGCAAATGACGCTATTCAAGTCCGCGCGCTTCGTGGGCGTCCCATTCGGCAAATACATGTGCCCAAAGCAAACCTTAGAGGCCAAAAACCTGGGAAAAGAGATCGACGCTCTAGTCTTAGCCATCATCGAGGAGCGGAAGCGATCCAACGGCTCAGATCACCCCCACAACGATCTTCTCAGCCTTTTGCTGGCGGAGAATCAGGCGAAAGGGAAGTCGGGAAAATCGCTGTCCACTCGGGAGCTTGTTGACGAGTGCAAAACGTTCTTCTTTGGCGGACACGAAACGACGGCGTTGGCGCTGACGTGGACTTTGCTCCTATTGGCCATGCATCCAGAGTGGCAAACTGTTCTGAGAGAAGAGATCCAGAATGTGATTGGAGACGATGAAGTTGATGCCAGTAAGCTTGCCGGACTAAAGAAG ATGGGATGGGTGATGAATGAAGCACTCCGACTATACTCCCCGGCACCAAACGTACAACGACAAGCCAGGGAAGATATCAAGGTGGATGAGCTAGTGATCCCGAGCGGGACGAACATGTGGATTGACGTGGTGTCGATGCATCACGATAAGAAGTATTGGGGAGAGGATGTGAACGAGTTTAAACCGGAGAGGTTCAAGGATGACATCAACGGAGGGTGCAAACATAAGAGCGGGTTTTTGCCGTTCGGGTTTGGAGGAAGGATGTGCATTGGCCGAAACTTGACTAATATGGAGTATAAGATTGTGCTGACTCAAATTCTCACTAGATTTTCCTTCTCAGTCTCCCCGAACTACAAGCATTCTCCTGCTATAATGCTCTCCCTTAGGCCATCTCAAGGGTTGCCTCTTATATTCGAACCTCTGCAGAACTAA